From the Brachybacterium sillae genome, the window TGTGGCGCTCGCACCTGCTTTGAGCCTGGCGATCGCAGGTCTCGGAGCCATCGGTGCCGAGTTGCTGCAGGTCCGCTGGAGCTGGATCGCCTTCAGCGCCAGCACCGTTGTGACTCTTGTGCTCGCCGTCGGATTGCGATCCTTGGGCCTGGCACTGCCCAATGTCGCGCTCGGCCCCGTTTCGGCCGAGCGCGACGCACCCGCCCAGCGCTGGATCTGGGCCGGAGCGATCATCGGAGGCCTCGCAGTGGCGCTGCTGCCGATCGCTCAAGCGGCCGGTCGCCCCGACGCGATCCTGGAGCGCTACGACACACTTTTCCACCTCACTGCGCTGGCACACATCCGGTCAACGGGCAACGGGTCCAGTCTGACGCTCAACTCCATCGCCAGCACCTCCGGTGTTCCCAGGTCCTACCCGGCCGCCTTCCACGATCTGGTGGCCATCATCCCCAGCATTGAGATTCCCATCCTTCTGAACGCGTCCGTGGTCGTCCTGTCCACTGTGCCGTGGCTGGTGGGGATCGCCTTGCTGTCACGTGCCGTATTCCCGCGGGTGCCCTGGGCTCCTCCCGCGGCGGCGACGGTAGCTGCAGTCATCCCCGCATGCCCCCTGAACCTCTGGGTTCATTTGTCCCCCATCCCCAACCTCGTCGGCTTCGCCGCCCTACCGGGCGCGCTGGCAGCTGTGACGGCGTTGTGGAGTGCTTTGACTCAGTCGGCCACCCCGGTCTCAGACTCGGCGCTCCAGCGCGGGGTCAGGGCCCGTGATCGCGTCTCGACGTCGGCAACAGGCCGAGATCCAGCAGCGCGCCAGACCGGCGCCCGGAACGTGCTCGCGGCGGTGCTGCTGGTGCTCTTCGCGGGCATCGGGCTGACTTTGGCGCAGCCGAATGTCGCCGTCACCGCACTCATGCTCCTCGCTGTCCTCACAGCGGTGACGGGGGCTCCGCTGTGGCGTGAGCACCCCGCCCTCGCGGTGCTGCCGATCCTGGCCATTCTGCCGGTACTTACACTCATGTACACCCCTGCGGGGTCCCGCATCACGGGGTTCACCGGGGGCCTGAGGGTATCGTTGACCACTGCCCTGATGGAGATCGGTCTCGGATTGCTCACGGTGTGGCCGATGGCGCTCGGTACAGCCATCGCGCTGCTGTGGTGGCCGGGGCTGGTCGTGGCGCTGCGCGAGAGGACGCTGCGTTGGGTGGGAGTCGCATGGATCCTCATCGCGGTCCTATACCTCGATGCCGCCGTGGACTCTCCCGCAAACCTGTCCATCCTGTACTTCCGTGGTCAGGACCGCCTTGCCATCCCGCTGGCCATGCTCTCCTGCCTCCTGACAGTTCCCGGTGCGCGCGCGTGGGGCTGCCGTCTGGAACGGACTCGGCAGGCGCCGCATCGACTCCGGACACGTTCTGCCGCCGCGATCGCGGCGATTGCGGTCGTCCTCGTGCTCACATCGATCCCTGCCCGGGCGGAGAACGCCGCGAAGAACTTCGACCCGGAGTACCCCGGTCGCGGCCGCTTCCTCCAGGCTGACGAGCGGGCTGCTTTCGCGCAGGCGGCGCCGGAACTGCGTAACGGTGGGGCGATTCTTGCCAGTCCCTACTCCGGCGCGGCCCACATGTTCGCGCTGCACGGGCTGCACGCCTACGTACCCGTGGCGGGCACCGCTCTCACGGAGGCGGACCTGCAGGTGATCCGCGCGGTCCCGATCGCGGGCCGCTCACCGCAGAAATGTCAGCTCCTGGAACAGCAGGGAATCGGCTACGTGTACGTGGAGAGGACCCTCTACCAGTACGACAACACGTTCACGCCCATCAGCCAGGGTGGCGACGACCTCGGAGAGGTCGTATTCACCACTGACCACTCCCGTCTGATCCGCGTCGACTGTGCTGGAGCTCGCGAACTCTGATGCCGCAGCCGACGGACCTGAGTTGGACCTCTTTAGTGACCCATGCGTCAAGTCATCTTGAGGGCCTTGAGGATGGTGCGGGCATCGTCGGTGAGCTCGGCCTTGGCCGTGATGTCCTGGCCGGCCAGGGTGATGGTCACGTCCTGCAACGGCCGTAGGGTCCGGATGATCTTGCGGATGCTGAACCCCGTCTGGGCCTGCAGGAGACGGGCCATTGCCAGGGCGGTGAACACGATCGTGAGGTGAGCTTCGATCGCGTCCCGCTGCCGATGAAACATGGGCCTGGCCTGTAGGTCCGTCTTGCTCATCCGGAAGGACTGCTCGACCTGCCACAGGTCGTGATAGCTGGAGAGCACCTCCGCCGCGGACATCACCGTCGCGGGGATGTTGGTGACGTAGCCCTTCAGCCCCACGAGGCTCCGTGCCCGCTTGAGGGAGGCTTCGTCGAGGCTGCGACCGGCCGCTGTGGTCTTCACGAACCGCGTCGACTTCACGGTCACGTCCCCGTCGATCACAGCGCGGGCTCGGTTCTCCTGCGCGGTCAGCGTGTGCCCATCCCGGGTCGCGCGTTTCTTCGAGAACGCCCAGACCGCCCGCCAGTGCCCGGGATGCTCCGTCGGGTCCCAGACCGGCTCCCGGCGGTGCTGCTTCGTGTCGGTTTTCGTGTTGCCGTGACGTGGGGTGATGGTGTCGATCAGCTGCCCGTCGGTGAACGCGTCACCGTTCCAGTGGAAGTGATGTGCAAGGTCACCAGGGGCTTTGACCTGCCGCGACCCGACGATGAACCGCAGTCCCGCTTCGTTAAGGGCGGTCAGGTTCGCGGTGGAGAGCATCCCGGCGTCAGCGACGACGACCATGTCCGCCAGGCCGTGGCGGGCCTGGAACTGCTGGATGATCGGCACGATCGTCGTGGTCTCGGCCTTGTTGCCCTCGAAGCAACCGATCTCGAGCGGGAACCCGCCCCGATCCACCAGCAGCCCGACCACGATCTGCGGATCCACTCGGCGCTCCTTCGAGTAGCCGACCTTCCGCAGTTCGTCCTCGTGCTCGGCCTCGAAGTAGAGCGTGGTGACGTCATAGAGCACCAGAGAGATATCGCCGCTGGTCGAGGCATGTTCAAAGCAGTTCTTCGCTATCTGGTCGCGGTACTTGCACTGCTGGATCCGGGTCAGGCAGCGCTTCATCGTTGAACGATGCACCGGATCGATCCCCACCTCGCTCAGCACGCGAGCAGAGTCGAGCATCGAGGTCGGGAAGATCAAACGCGCGGCGACGAGCTGGAAGAACGCCTCGTCCTCGAGCGCATCGAAACCAAGCCCTCTCCAGGTCGCCTGGAGCACGTCCAGCAGCAAGCGCGACCGCATGGACCGC encodes:
- a CDS encoding IS1634 family transposase produces the protein MSPFLRKVTTASGATAVQVVAKEGRRNKILEHLGSAHTEAELAVLMRAGRDKLNAGQETLDLGLEQDPQAAVVRSMRSRLLLDVLQATWRGLGFDALEDEAFFQLVAARLIFPTSMLDSARVLSEVGIDPVHRSTMKRCLTRIQQCKYRDQIAKNCFEHASTSGDISLVLYDVTTLYFEAEHEDELRKVGYSKERRVDPQIVVGLLVDRGGFPLEIGCFEGNKAETTTIVPIIQQFQARHGLADMVVVADAGMLSTANLTALNEAGLRFIVGSRQVKAPGDLAHHFHWNGDAFTDGQLIDTITPRHGNTKTDTKQHRREPVWDPTEHPGHWRAVWAFSKKRATRDGHTLTAQENRARAVIDGDVTVKSTRFVKTTAAGRSLDEASLKRARSLVGLKGYVTNIPATVMSAAEVLSSYHDLWQVEQSFRMSKTDLQARPMFHRQRDAIEAHLTIVFTALAMARLLQAQTGFSIRKIIRTLRPLQDVTITLAGQDITAKAELTDDARTILKALKMT
- a CDS encoding DUF6541 family protein → MSGLLQFSLAAIAVLLVGHLPGWLTVRTLGGSRRLAVALAPALSLAIAGLGAIGAELLQVRWSWIAFSASTVVTLVLAVGLRSLGLALPNVALGPVSAERDAPAQRWIWAGAIIGGLAVALLPIAQAAGRPDAILERYDTLFHLTALAHIRSTGNGSSLTLNSIASTSGVPRSYPAAFHDLVAIIPSIEIPILLNASVVVLSTVPWLVGIALLSRAVFPRVPWAPPAAATVAAVIPACPLNLWVHLSPIPNLVGFAALPGALAAVTALWSALTQSATPVSDSALQRGVRARDRVSTSATGRDPAARQTGARNVLAAVLLVLFAGIGLTLAQPNVAVTALMLLAVLTAVTGAPLWREHPALAVLPILAILPVLTLMYTPAGSRITGFTGGLRVSLTTALMEIGLGLLTVWPMALGTAIALLWWPGLVVALRERTLRWVGVAWILIAVLYLDAAVDSPANLSILYFRGQDRLAIPLAMLSCLLTVPGARAWGCRLERTRQAPHRLRTRSAAAIAAIAVVLVLTSIPARAENAAKNFDPEYPGRGRFLQADERAAFAQAAPELRNGGAILASPYSGAAHMFALHGLHAYVPVAGTALTEADLQVIRAVPIAGRSPQKCQLLEQQGIGYVYVERTLYQYDNTFTPISQGGDDLGEVVFTTDHSRLIRVDCAGAREL